A window from Salvia miltiorrhiza cultivar Shanhuang (shh) chromosome 2, IMPLAD_Smil_shh, whole genome shotgun sequence encodes these proteins:
- the LOC131008703 gene encoding pectate lyase-like: MFGFQMSPFVLLLLLVCATPILASSSTIQDPHIVVQDVHKKINSSRRNLGYLSCSTGNPIDDCWRCNPNWESHRQQLADCAIGFGKNAVGGRDGRIYVVTDPGNDDPVNPRPGTLRHAVIQNEPLWIIFKSDMVIRLRQELVMNSHKTIDGRGASVHIADGPCITIHHASNIIIHGIHIHDCRKAGNANIRDSPSHSGWWEESDGDGIAIFGGRDVWIDHCSLSNCNDGLIDAIHGSTAITISNNYFTHHDKVMLLGHSDEFMQDKNMQVTIAFNHFGEGLVQRMPRCRHGYFHVVNNDYTHWEMYAIGGSASPTIYSQGNRFLAPNNMVKKEVTKHEDAPESEWRGWNWRSEGDLMLNGAYFRQSGQAGASSAYARASSLSARPSSLVGTMTVASGPLNCKRGSRC, translated from the exons ATGTTTGGTTTCCAAATGTCTCCATTTGTGCTCTTACTCTTGCTAGTTTGTGCGACTCCAATCCTTGCTTCATCATCCACAATTCAAGATCCACATATTGTGGTCCAAGATGTACACAA GAAAATCAATTCATCTCGAAGAAACCTAGGTTACCTCTCATGCTCAACGGGGAACCCCATCGACGACTGCTGGCGGTGCAACCCTAACTGGGAGAGCCACCGCCAGCAGTTGGCCGACTGCGCGATCGGTTTCGGCAAGAACGCGGTCGGCGGCCGGGACGGCCGCATCTACGTCGTGACCGACCCGGGCAATGACGACCCGGTGAACCCGCGGCCGGGGACCCTCCGGCACGCGGTGATCCAGAACGAGCCGCTCTGGATCATCTTCAAGAGCGACATGGTGATCCGGCTGAGGCAAGAGCTGGTGATGAACTCGCACAAGACCATCGACGGGCGCGGCGCCTCCGTGCACATTGCCGACGGGCCGTGCATCACCATCCACCACGCCAGCAACATAATCATCCACGGGATCCACATCCACGACTGCAGGAAGGCCGGCAACGCCAACATTAGGGACTCCCCCAGCCACTCCGGGTGGTGGGAGGAGTCCGACGGCGACGGTATCGCCATCTTCGGCGGCCGCGACGTCTGGATAGACCACTGCTCCTTGTCCAACTGCAACGACGGATTGATAGATGCGATCCATGGCTCCACTGCGATAACCATTTCGAATAATTACTTCACGCATCATGATAAGGTTATGCTGCTTGGGCACAGTGATGAGTTCATGCAAGATAAGAACATGCAAGTCACCATTGCTTTTAATCATTTTGGAGAAGGATTGGTTCAGAGAATGCCTAG GTGCAGGCATGGATATTTTCATGTAGTAAACAATGACTATACACATTGGGAAATGTATGCGATTGGTGGGAGTGCTTCTCCAACAATTTATAGCCAAGGGAATAGGTTTCTTGCCCCCAATAATATGGTTAAAAAAGAG GTGACAAAGCACGAGGATGCGCCCGAAAGCGAGTGGAGAGGGTGGAATTGGAGGTCGGAAGGCGATTTGATGCTCAACGGGGCGTATTTCCGGCAGTCAGGGCAGGCGGGAGCTTCGTCGGCGTACGCAAGGGCGTCAAGTTTGAGCGCAAGGCCATCTTCTCTTGTGGGAACAATGACTGTTGCCTCTGGTCCACTTAATTGCAAGAGGGGATCTCGTTGCTAG
- the LOC131009934 gene encoding uncharacterized protein LOC131009934, with protein sequence MGSQVVALALALTIFFGSAAAVRPTLSPAVSPSKSSPVAAPMPSAKKAATPIPSAAPKASHAAPKASAPGPPVASPPEASASAAGSPGEGPSAAPGPDADGSSAIDLSPAPAANPDEVAPADTPPKDAASSLKLSAAAVGATAAVGLLFF encoded by the coding sequence ATGGGATCCCAAGTGGTTGCTCTCGCTCTTGCGCTAACAATATTTTTTGGCTCCGCCGCCGCAGTTCGACCGACCTTATCGCCGGCCGTGTCTCCGTCGAAGTCCTCCCCCGTAGCGGCGCCCATGCCGTCGGCGAAGAAAGCCGCCACCCCCATCCCTAGTGCAGCCCCCAAGGCGTCTCATGCAGCCCCCAAGGCCTCCGCCCCAGGGCCGCCCGTCGCCTCCCCGCCAGAAGCATCCGCTTCGGCGGCAGGCTCTCCGGGGGAGGGGCCATCGGCTGCGCCTGGCCCCGATGCGGACGGCTCGTCCGCTATCGATCTATCACCTGCTCCGGCGGCCAATCCCGATGAAGTTGCGCCAGCTGATACACCACCCAAGGACGCTGCCTCCTCCCTAAAGCTCTCTGCCGCCGCCGTCGGCGCCACTGCTGCAGTCGGGCTCTTGTTCTTTTAA
- the LOC131009936 gene encoding classical arabinogalactan protein 11-like yields MARQMVVIALLSIAVFAAVVSAQSSPSSSPAAAPSKAAAAPSAAPKAAPVPTSSAAAAPKAASPAAASNTTGGAGAPGPAGIADDETDPPIPSDEPSPAGAPSDDSPASDNGSSTGSSGQNTPAAGGATTLEISAAVGAVGAAGFFLM; encoded by the coding sequence ATGGCCCGCCAAATGGTTGTCATCGCCCTTCTCTCAATCGCCGTCTTCGCCGCCGTCGTCTCCGCTCAATCGTCACCGTCATCATCCCCGGCCGCAGCCCCCTCAAAAGCGGCCGCAGCCCCCTCTGCCGCACCAAAAGCAGCTCCCGTGCCAACCTCGTCCGCAGCCGCCGCACCCAAAGCTGCATCCCCTGCGGCAGCTTCCAACACCACCGGAGGAGCCGGCGCTCCAGGCCCGGCGGGCATCGCTGACGACGAAACCGATCCACCGATCCCCTCGGATGAGCCCTCCCCAGCCGGTGCTCCGTCGGACGACTCTCCTGCTTCCGACAACGGATCATCCACCGGCTCAAGTGGTCAGAACACACCGGCTGCTGGCGGCGCTACCACCTTGGAAATCTCTGCTGCCGTCGGTGCCGTCGGTGCCGCCGGATTCTTCTTGATGTAA
- the LOC131008710 gene encoding uncharacterized protein LOC131008710 gives MGGVTSSMAAKLAFFPPNPASYKLVHDDVTGLLLLSPFPHRENVEVMRLPTRRGSEIVAVYVRHPMATSTLLYSHGNATDLGQMYELFIELSIHLRLNLLGYDYSGYGQSSGKASEHNTYADIEAAFKCLEENYGTKQEDVILYGQSVGSGPTLDLAARLPRVRAVVLHSPILSGVRVMYAVKKTYWFDIYKNIDKITLVNCPVLIIHGTADEVVDFSHGKQLWELCKEKYEPLWIKGGNHCNLELYPEYIRHLKKFVATVEPSPPWHRTSTRKSVDQFEPSRKSTDMFDAPRKSSDRRDKPRRSTERSKPQNVDKLRMSFDQVERSRRSVDCIDKSWKNIDHQLERGRKSVDRMRIG, from the exons ATGGGTGGCGTGACGTCGTCCATGGCGGCGAAGCTGGCCTTCTTTCCGCCTAATCCGGCGTCGTACAAGCTGGTGCACGACGACGTCACGGGTTTGCTGCTGCTGAGCCCTTTCCCCCACCGCGAGAACGTGGAGGTGATGCGGCTGCCCACGCGGCGGGGCTCCGAGATCGTGGCGGTGTACGTCCGCCACCCCATGGCCACCTCCACGCTTCTCTACTCGCATGGCAATGCCACCGATCTCGGACAGATGTACGAGCTCTTCATCGAGCTCAGCATTCATCTCCGCCTCAATCTCCTCGG GTATGACTACTCTGGATATGGGCAGTCATCTGGGAAG GCGAGTGAGCACAACACGTATGCCGATATTGAAGCTGCATTCAAGTGTCTTGAGGAGAACTATGGCACCAAGCAGGAAGATGTTATCTTGTACGGTCAATCCGTGGGGAGTGGCCCCACTTTGGATCTAGCAGCTCGTCTGCCTCGTGTACGAGCCGTTGTTTTGCATAGCCCTATACTCTCTGGTGTCAGAGTCATGTATGCTGTTAAAAAAACCTACTGGTTCGACATCTACAAG AACATTGATAAAATCACGCTGGTTAATTGTCCTGTCCTCATCATTCAT GGAACTGCTGATGAAGTGGTTGATTTTTCACATGGTAAGCAGCTGTGGGAGCTCTGCAAGGAGAAATACGAGCCCTTGTGGATCAAGGGAGGCAACCACTGCAATCTAGAGCTCTACCCGGAATACATCAGGCATCTCAAGAAGTTCGTTGCAACGGTGGAGCCATCTCCTCCTTGGCACAGAACCAGTACCAGGAAGAGCGTAGATCAGTTTGAGCCGTCTAGGAAGAGCACGGACATGTTTGATGCTCCCAGGAAGAGCAGTGACCGGAGGGACAAGCCGAGACGCAGCACCGAGAGGTCAAAGCCACAGAACGTTGATAAGTTGAGGATGTCGTTCGATCAAGTGGAGAGATCAAGGAGGAGCGTTGATTGCATCGACAAATCTTGGAAGAACATCGATCATCAGCTGGAACGGGGGCGGAAGAGCGTCGACAGGATGCGTATCGGATGA